The Nostoc cf. commune SO-36 genomic sequence TGCCCTTGCTCAAACATTCGGGTAATGTGCAATTGCAATGTATAAGGATTTATGCGACCCATTTTTACCGCCTTTGTTACGTGAATTTTAGGACAAGTAATCGCTTGACCTAGATAATCTAATATTAGTGCGAAGTACCGACACCTGACACTTCACGCATAGGTAGAAATTGCATATTCAACGCCCTACTAGTCTATCAAGTTTAAAATCATAGGTAAGCAAGTTCATAATAAGGACTAAAGTTCTTACTACAAACCATAATGTCAAAAATATAACTATCTTACCTACTGAAATTATACGTATAGCAAGGCACGAGAGAACGGATTTGTTAAGGATTATTCAGCCTTTCTCTGTGCCTCGACAACATTTAACTACTTAATTCTGTTATAGATTGGAGAGAAGCACGCCGCTTCAAAAACTGACCAACAGACCGAGATGGTTGTTATGAAGAGCAAAAATCAAGCTGTTTTCGCTTTAATTGTAAAAAGTACTATTGTATTTTTACCTTTACTGCTATCCCCTGGAATTGCCAGTGGACAATCTACACCATTATCTTCCCCGACACTAACTCCTACTCCGGTGTTATCGACTCAGGAACGGGAAGAATTAGCGCGACTAAGAGCAGAAAAGCGAGTTCAACAGCAAATTCAATCTGATTTTAAGAGCGCTTTTAGCCGTACAACTATTTTACTTGATGTTTGGCTAGTTATATTAAGTCTATTTCCAGTAGCAATCATTGGTTTATTATGGCTGCTGCGACGAGTGGTAATCCGGGAAATTGTTGATAGAGCAATGCAACAATTACGAGGCATGGAAGAATTGCAAAATCAGCTAACTACTGTTAAACAAGAGGCTGAAAATATTATTCAAGAAGCTAAAAAAATAAATTATGAATTAGAACAGGAAACAACTGCTTTACAACAAAAAATTAAAAATGAACAAGAGAATGTATCTATCTTGACATCTGAGCTAGATTTAGCTAAAGCACGGGTGTTAACTAGATTAGAAACTCAACTAAAAACATCTCAAGAAAATGTAGAAAAATTAGAGTCAAAATTTGCTTCTGGGCTATCTAAGTTAGAGTTTGATGCTCAACAACAAAGAGATATAGCACTGAATAATTTAGGAAACTTAGCATCTATAATAGCAGAGGATTTGTCTAAGTTAAAGTTAGGTGTGCAACAACAGCAAGAACTAGCAGTTTATGATTTAGAAATATCAAGGTCTGAGTTTGCTTCTCAAGTTTCGGAATGGCAGTCTGATGCTGAAAAGCAAAAGGATATAGCTTTTGAAAGCTTAACCAAATTGCAGTTAGACTTTGCTGAAAAGCTATCTGAATTACAGTTAGATGCTCAAAAGCAGAAAGATATTACACTTGAAAATTTGGCAATATTCGATAAAGACTTGAAATTTCAATTATCTGAATTACAGATAGATGCTCAGGAACAAAAAAATAAAATTGTTGACAATTTAGCAGCATTGCAGTCAGAATTTACTGCTCAACTATCTGAATTACAAGTAGATGCTCAAAGGTGCAAAGAGTTAATTATTGAGAATTTAGAAAAATCTGGTTCTGAGTTTACTTCGCAATTTTCAGAATTACAATGGAATATTCAACAACAAAAGATTCTAATTTTAGAAAAGTTAGAAAGATTAGAAACTGAGTTTGTCTCTCAACTATCTGAATTACAATTGGATGCCCAAGAAAGAAAGGATCTCATCCTTCAAGAACTAACTGAAATTACACCTGAATCTATCTTAGAGATGGTGAATTCTGAAGTTAAGGAAGAAATACAAAAACAACCAGAATTCACTGTTGATGAATATGTACAACAGGGGGATGGGCTGTTTTCCCAAAGGCGTTATGAAGATGCGATCGCAGCTTATAATCAAGCGGTTAAAATCCAACCTGATGAACCTGTGGCTTGGTTAAAACGAGGTCTAACTCTGGGGAGGTTAAAACGTTACAAGGATGCGATCGCATCTTATGATAGAGCTATTCAGATTCAACCAGATTATCATCAAGCTTGGTGCGATCGCGGCGTTGCTTTTGGTAACTTACAACAACATCAGCAAGCCTTTGCCTCATTTGATAAAGCTACACAAATCAAGCCTGATGATGCCATTGCTTGGTTGAATCGCGGTCTTTCGTTAGTAGCATTAGACCAATACGAAGAAGCAATAGTGTCTCTAGATAAAGCTTTAGAATTCCAACCCGATTCTCCCAAAATCTGGGATAAACGTGGTTATACTTTAGTAAGATTGGGACGCGATGATGAAGCGATCGCTAGTTTTAACAAAGCTTTAGAAATTAAGCCAGATTATGCCAGTGCCCATTACAACAAAGCAGCCTGTTACGCACTGCAAAGACAAGTTGACCGATGTTTGTTAACTTTGCAACAAGCAATTGAGCTTAATCCTAAGTATAAAGAAGACGCAGCAAGTGACCTAGATTTTGATGAGATTGCCGACGATGAGCGTTTTAAGCAATTGGTT encodes the following:
- a CDS encoding tetratricopeptide repeat protein, whose protein sequence is MKSKNQAVFALIVKSTIVFLPLLLSPGIASGQSTPLSSPTLTPTPVLSTQEREELARLRAEKRVQQQIQSDFKSAFSRTTILLDVWLVILSLFPVAIIGLLWLLRRVVIREIVDRAMQQLRGMEELQNQLTTVKQEAENIIQEAKKINYELEQETTALQQKIKNEQENVSILTSELDLAKARVLTRLETQLKTSQENVEKLESKFASGLSKLEFDAQQQRDIALNNLGNLASIIAEDLSKLKLGVQQQQELAVYDLEISRSEFASQVSEWQSDAEKQKDIAFESLTKLQLDFAEKLSELQLDAQKQKDITLENLAIFDKDLKFQLSELQIDAQEQKNKIVDNLAALQSEFTAQLSELQVDAQRCKELIIENLEKSGSEFTSQFSELQWNIQQQKILILEKLERLETEFVSQLSELQLDAQERKDLILQELTEITPESILEMVNSEVKEEIQKQPEFTVDEYVQQGDGLFSQRRYEDAIAAYNQAVKIQPDEPVAWLKRGLTLGRLKRYKDAIASYDRAIQIQPDYHQAWCDRGVAFGNLQQHQQAFASFDKATQIKPDDAIAWLNRGLSLVALDQYEEAIVSLDKALEFQPDSPKIWDKRGYTLVRLGRDDEAIASFNKALEIKPDYASAHYNKAACYALQRQVDRCLLTLQQAIELNPKYKEDAASDLDFDEIADDERFKQLVAE